Part of the Aquila chrysaetos chrysaetos chromosome Z, bAquChr1.4, whole genome shotgun sequence genome is shown below.
gcattttttttttttttaaaaaaaaaaaaaagggaattaagAGTTTAAATGCAATGGAGCACTTCTGGGAAACAGCCGGGCTGGCGGCGTGGGCAAAGGCTGCCCGGAACTAGGGCGACGGCGAGCCGTGCTCGGCGGGGCAGCATTGGCGGGGGCACCCGGCAGCACCGTGGCGGGGAGGAGGGCGCGGAACGTGTCGTATCGTCACTTCCGCTTCCGCCTCCGCCGCTTCCCCGCCGCTCCCGACCGGAAAAGGACGGCGGTCGCCATGGCGAGCCGCGGGCAGGTGAGGGTGATGCGCATGCGCCGCCGGGGGTAGTGGGGCTGGCGCCTCCCCGGTACTCGGGGACCGCCTCGAGTGGattgcagcccgtggggaagggACGGGGACGGCCCGCGCGGCGTCGGCCTCCTGTGAGGCGGCGGTGGAggctgcgcccccccccccccccaaggcccCCACCGCCTTACAGCGGCCCGCGGTGCCGACCCCGTCGTTGCCCGTTTGGCCTGCGCCCTGCGTGAGGCCGGGAGTCACTCGGCCTCCGGGGTGCCACCGGCGTCGTGGGGAAGGTTGCCGCTGGCGGGCTGTTGCTGCCGTGCGCCGGCCGCAGTGGGGTTTTGTCCCCCCTGGCGCTGCTGGGTGCCCAGCGTGCCTGGAGTTGGTGGTAGTGCGTGAAGCACCGGAGAAGCGCGCTGTGTTCCCCTTCTGGTTTGCGACCTTGGGCTGGAAATAGTAACTAGACACCAGTTGCATACTTAGGGgagttttttctttgtgtgtaaCTGGAGGGTAGGAGCTTTTTTTCCTAGCGGTTGCTAGCGTTTATAGCATCCACAGGCTGTCCGGGCAAAAAGGACACAGAACTAGGTAATGGAAAGCAGGGCTTTGTATGCAAGGGCTGTTGTGGAAAAAGGAAGCAAGTTGAGAGATGGCAGTCAAGTAGAGGTTAAAATACATCAAGAGAGAGAATTGTGAttggaaaatgaagaagagtGAAGGCAGAAGAATTATTTAAACCTTTTATCTTTGCAGTATAGAGTACTTCCAGGGGGAATTGAGCCCCTGTTTCAGAAATGTTCTGAAGCCTAGTATTAGGGGTACTAATGCACTGAGGTATAACGGGAGCTCTGTGTTTCATTAGGTACGTGCAGAGCTCAGAGGAGTCTGTGCATTGATACATCTTGCTTCAATGTCACCTAATATAACTACTCTGTGGTTGGCGTGGCGAAGACCTTTCCAGGAGGGTTTTGCAGAAATAGCCAAATAGCAGAGGAAGATGCCTGAAAATTGTTGGATCAAAGAGTTCAGAATAACCATAAAACACTTCTTCAGCTTTCACCATACATGTCTTTGATTCAAAATCATTAGTTACACTAACTTTACTATTTGCAAAGATGGCGAAAATACTATGGGGTATGAATATTTCAGGTTGTCCTGTCCAAATAACTTAGTCAAAGCTCTTAAAATACATCTACAGAACAAGAAATTTATTTACTGGCTTTTAATTCTGTTAGTTTGCTTTCCACAGATTCAGCCATCTAGGGAATGTTGCGATTAAAGGCAACATGGTTCTGTTTGGCTGCTAGTTATTAAGgacacagaagctgaaaaggaGTTAGAGTCCATGTTCTCCTTTATATGTCTCTTCTCACATTGATTTAACTGATTGTCAAGTCGCGTATTAATTCTTGTAAAAGTGAcaaaaattttttacttaaacATTCGTGAGAATCTTAGGCAATCGAGAATGTACTAGTTTGTCCTCTTTCCAGAAAGATCTGTAATGCAGTAGCATATACTCAACAGGATGCTAAATCATAAGTTACAGTAGAAATTACAATGTGATCTAATCCATGTGGTGAAGCGAGATTTgaatttgtttgtatttgtaaGTTGTCCCTTAATAGCACTAAAGCTGTGGTAGTATTATGTTAAAGAAGCAGTACTGAACTGGAAAGTTGCCTGTTCTTACTGTTTTatgtcttcttcctcttcctaaaaactgtcttttttgtGTGCATACACTTCTGGGTGAATTTTCTCAAGGTGTAGCCAAGTGACCACCTGAGTGCAGGGTGACAGCTTAGcctgaaaaatctaaaaatgtgTTGACATCTGTTGGAAGTAATAGCTTTCAGAGAAGGttgctgtttctctctctgtcattGGCAGATTTCAAGCAgaggcaacatttttttcagggcCCTGCCTGAATGTATTTATTGGCCTTTTACGTTTAGGGGACAGTCTTGTTTGCATCTCCAGCTCACAGATACAGAGCATGCTGATAAAGACGATGGTCACTTCTCAGTTACAgccccttttttcctctgcatcctTCTAAGAAATTTTTTGAATATTGATTGTGAGAAAACAATTTATGATTATCATGAAGTACCTGGAATTGTGCCTTCTAGGACATGCCAAAACACACTAGGAAGTACTAGAAATAACTTCAGAAGGTATCTTGTTatcaagacatttttttttggtgcttgtCAGAGATTCTTGTCAATCTCTGACAAACACCAGAAAAGCTTGATAAGGACTTGAGGATTTCTGTAAGTCATTACAGTCCATATGAATAAACAGTCAAAACCATGTGACTGTGAGCTGTGATTCTCAAGGGATTTGCTTTACGTACATACTGAGGTGTGTCAGCTCCATGTTGTAAATCCTAATTTTTTGAGTGTTTGCTTTTACTGAAGCTTTTATTTGCTAGTCTGGCAGTTATATTTAGGGAAGgactttgctttgttttggttttgccacATCACCTGTAGAAGGTTATACCCAGATATTTTACagagacatgaaaaataattttttaattagttaatACACAGTTTGAGATCCTTTTGAAATTTGCTCCTCTTACATTGGCTTGTAAGTGTGAGAGTACTTGAGACATTTATATGTCTATCTTTTTTCATAATCTGAGACTATCCAGTGATACACCCTTGATAGTCCCTTCAGGTGACTTGACTTTCAGAGTTATTCCGATTCTGTTGGGTTTATTTGATATTGGCACAATAAATATGTTTGTGTCAACGTTATTTTCAGGACTATATTCCTGTCATGTCAAATTATTATTTAGGAATGTAGTGCTAGTACATTCTAGCATCTTGGATTAATTTGAAACATCTAGAACTGTCTAGGAATTTGATTTCCTCACATCTGCTTTGGCTGCAAGTTATTCGATCAGGAGTTGAGATAAAGTATCTTAGATACTAATTCCATACCAAATTCtgtacaaaatggaaagaacatGAAAGGTCAACCAGAACACTCTTAATTGCAACATGTTCATTTTGACTAAGAATCCTGCTAGCAAACAAGCTAATTCTATTGATGTTATATTGACAGgttttgaagctttttaaattattacacAGAACCCGtcaagaagtttttaaaaatgataccAGAGCCCTTGAAGgtgagatatttttcttctgtgttgcaTGCTTACCTATCTTTCTGTGgaactttcttctctgaatatATAGAAAGAGAATTCTTAATAGAATCTTCCTTTAAATTATTCCCTTCCACATTTTATAAGTAATCACTGGGAAAACTTGTGTGTCCATAACCAGATGTCctttaatttgaaacaaaaaacctgGTTGTTAGACTTGAGCACTCAAGCCATATTTCATAAggaaaacatctcttttttgaACCTTGGTGATCTtcctgggattatttttttttttgccttgttttttccccctcttcctctcttcagtCCAGCCAAAGCATGTTTAACTGTACTAAGGATTCATGTTGTTTCTTCTTATATACGGTTGCTCCTCGGGATAAATACTGCTTTAGTGGTGGCTTCTGTAtgttagttatttttaaacctcAGAATGCTAGATGGgcaatcatattttatttccatgccAGTCAACTTAAAACATGACATCACCTGAATTCCATggaaatattacattaaaatacttCAGGCAGAGTGCACCAGGAAGGTGCTATAAAGGACTTAGGATTCTGAGCCTTGAGGCAGTGACACAACATAAAATTTTTTGTTCACACtttagttttttttgtttactttattTAGCTGCAAGACAAAAGATAAATGAAGAATTCAAAAATAACCAAGATGAGACATCTGAAGAGAAGATAAATGAGGTGCTTCCTGTTTTCattggttttttccattttgcataaGAATACTTACATAGGAGCTTTTGACTTAAAGGATCTCTAAACCAATGTAAGTACTTATCGAGAAACTCTGAGAGCCAGGTGAGTTCAGAAAGGCTTTTACATGGATctttattataaatatatttataaccTCCATTGGTATTAATAGTATGTTACAGAATTTTGcacatacagaaatacataagGAGAAAGTGTCTTCCGGTAGATCAATATGCTTATTTTGAAGCTTAT
Proteins encoded:
- the LYRM7 gene encoding complex III assembly factor LYRM7 — translated: MASRGQVLKLFKLLHRTRQEVFKNDTRALEAARQKINEEFKNNQDETSEEKINELLKIASDVEVILRTSVIQAVHTDSDKILLIPRKDLLQDNTPYFDKPTKKHES